In one window of Pseudochaenichthys georgianus chromosome 5, fPseGeo1.2, whole genome shotgun sequence DNA:
- the mustn1b gene encoding musculoskeletal embryonic nuclear protein 1b codes for MSQPDEVKRKKRPPMKEEDLKGARSKLGLKGEVKSKTYEVMEECERMGKTAPSVFSGVRTGTETALGKPAAAKAPGASVFSK; via the exons ATGTCACAG CCAGATGAGGTGAAGAGGAAGAAGCGTCCCCCGATGAAGGAGGAGGACCTGAAAGGAGCTCGCAGTAAACTGGGACTGAAGGGCGAGGTCAAGAGTAAGACCTATGAAGTCATGGAGGAGTGTG AGCGTATGGGCAAAACGGCTCCGTCAGTGTTCAGTGGAGTGAGGACGGGGACGGAGACGGCCCTGGGGAAGCCTGCTGCTGCCAAAGCTCCTGGAGCCAGTGTGTTCAGCAAGTAG
- the stimate gene encoding store-operated calcium entry regulator STIMATE isoform X1 translates to MAAVGSVNMLGPAGLPPAMSFTNTSVSDSPAPGTDTRGCENGALMDSFGIFLQGLLAMMAFSILMLKRFREPKHERRPWRIWFLDTSKQAIGMLFIHFANVYLSDLTEEDPCSLYLINFLLDASLGMLLIYAGVRAVSAIVEWRQWESLRFGEYGEPVQCTAWLGQCILYILIMMFEKVLIMLVLLIPQWKKLALLNPIQNPDLELAIVMLIVPFFVNALMFWVVDNFLMKKHRTKAKLEEREEDSRGNSKVRYRRALSHDDSESEILFSADDEMDESDEDDVRRLTGMKTVKKKKLRMGIPV, encoded by the exons ATGGCTGCTGTCGGCAGTGTGAACATGCTCGGTCCTGCAGGGCTGCCGCCCGCCATGTCCTTCACCAACACCTCGGTGTCCGACAGCCCGGCGCCGGGTACCGATACTCGGGGCTGCGAGAATGGAGCCTTAATGGACTCGTTTGGGATTTTCCTGCAAGGACTCCTGGCTATGATGGCTTTCAGCATACTGATGC TGAAACGCTTCAGGGAGCCAAAGCACGAGAGGAGACCCTGGAGGATCTG GTTCCTGGACACCTCGAAGCAGGCCATTGGGATGCTGTTTATCCACTTTGCTAACGTCTACTTGTCAGACCTCACGGAAGAGGATCCTTGCTCCCT ATACCTCATCAACTTCCTGTTGGACGCTTCTCTGGGCATGCTGCTGATCTATGCCGGGGTGAGAGCCGTCAGTGCTATCGTAGAGTGGAGGCAGTGGGAGTCTCTGCGTTTTGGGGAAtatg GAGAGCCGGTGCAGTGCACAGCGTGGTTGGGCCAGTGCATCCTCTACATCCTCATCATGATGTTTGAGAAAGTCCTCATCATGCTGGTCCTCCTCATCCCTCAGTGGAAGAAG ctgGCTCTCCTCAACCCCATACAGAACCCAGACCTGGAGCTGGCCATCGTCATGCTCATCGTTCCGTTCTTCGTCAAC GCCCTCATGTTCTGGGTGGTAGATAATTTCCTCATGAAGAAGCACAGGACAAAAGCAaagctggaggagagagaggaggactcGCGGGGGAACAGCAAGGTGCGCTACAGGCGAGCTCTGTCCCATgacgactccgagtccgag ATCCTTTTCTCAGCAGACGATGAAATGGACGAGTCGGACGAAGACGATGTTCGCCGGCTCACCGGCATGAAGacggtgaagaagaagaagcttcGCATGGGGATCCCTGTTTGA
- the stimate gene encoding store-operated calcium entry regulator STIMATE isoform X2 — MAAVGSVNMLGPAGLPPAMSFTNTSVSDSPAPGTDTRGCENGALMDSFGIFLQGLLAMMAFSILMLKRFREPKHERRPWRIWFLDTSKQAIGMLFIHFANVYLSDLTEEDPCSLYLINFLLDASLGMLLIYAGVRAVSAIVEWRQWESLRFGEYGEPVQCTAWLGQCILYILIMMFEKVLIMLVLLIPQWKKLALLNPIQNPDLELAIVMLIVPFFVNALMFWVVDNFLMKKHRTKAKLEEREEDSRGNSKVRYRRALSHDDSESESPKWAGSGL; from the exons ATGGCTGCTGTCGGCAGTGTGAACATGCTCGGTCCTGCAGGGCTGCCGCCCGCCATGTCCTTCACCAACACCTCGGTGTCCGACAGCCCGGCGCCGGGTACCGATACTCGGGGCTGCGAGAATGGAGCCTTAATGGACTCGTTTGGGATTTTCCTGCAAGGACTCCTGGCTATGATGGCTTTCAGCATACTGATGC TGAAACGCTTCAGGGAGCCAAAGCACGAGAGGAGACCCTGGAGGATCTG GTTCCTGGACACCTCGAAGCAGGCCATTGGGATGCTGTTTATCCACTTTGCTAACGTCTACTTGTCAGACCTCACGGAAGAGGATCCTTGCTCCCT ATACCTCATCAACTTCCTGTTGGACGCTTCTCTGGGCATGCTGCTGATCTATGCCGGGGTGAGAGCCGTCAGTGCTATCGTAGAGTGGAGGCAGTGGGAGTCTCTGCGTTTTGGGGAAtatg GAGAGCCGGTGCAGTGCACAGCGTGGTTGGGCCAGTGCATCCTCTACATCCTCATCATGATGTTTGAGAAAGTCCTCATCATGCTGGTCCTCCTCATCCCTCAGTGGAAGAAG ctgGCTCTCCTCAACCCCATACAGAACCCAGACCTGGAGCTGGCCATCGTCATGCTCATCGTTCCGTTCTTCGTCAAC GCCCTCATGTTCTGGGTGGTAGATAATTTCCTCATGAAGAAGCACAGGACAAAAGCAaagctggaggagagagaggaggactcGCGGGGGAACAGCAAGGTGCGCTACAGGCGAGCTCTGTCCCATgacgactccgagtccgag AGCCCTAAgtgggctggctccggcttgtag
- the sfmbt1 gene encoding scm-like with four MBT domains protein 1 isoform X1, whose translation MSQKLPESERDSAQDASDFNWDEYLEETGAASVPHHAFKHVDQGLQTGLAPGMKLEVCVRSEADSPYWVANIITTCGQLLLLRYEGYQDDRRADFWCDLMTADLHPLGWSRQHGKTVKAPEGVREKHQDWEALLEKALAEECSVPANLLELPQRGRDPVELLCAGCYVEIQDGADPGSAWAAEVEENVGGRLKLRLVGTEGLPDTPTTLWLFYLHPRLHSPGWAKEHGCTLRPPSDLLALRTEAEWEEVRQRIGDLPQDEALTAEFSKDQPAIAAHCFKEGMKLEVVDPAAPISIKPATVTKVFNEQYFLVKMDDLCGIEESDGAAGRSFLCHRDSPGIFPTQWCLKNGVSLSPPPGHQGPDFDWADYLKQCEAEAAPQHCFPTEQCDHSFKEAMKLEAVNLLSPENIHVVTVTRVKGQYIWISLEGLKQPMPELIVHVDSMDLFPVSWCETNGYPLVFPIKPQVEKDRKVAVVQPEKHRFPPKSSSPDVKQHMGYNSETGQGNGKYTCPKIYFNHRCFSGPYLNKGRIAELPQFIGPGNCVLVLKEVLTLLINSAYKPSRVLRELQLDQESRWQGHGETLKAKYKGKSYRATVEIVRTADRVADFCRKTCIKLECCPNLFGPRMVLERCSENCSVLTKTKYTYYYGKKKSKRVGRPPGGHSNLEGGVKRRGRRRKRRKQLFVHKKRRSSASVDNTPAGSPQGSGDEEDLDEDDSLSDSGSDLQDDSEQSIEKSQPATPCPSPPATPRPTRRRRKPRSPSFSDDENRPPSPKTSKIEAPPKLCLDTSPLEWSITDVVCFIRTTDCAPLARIFLDQEIDGQALLLLNLPTVQECMDLKLGPAIKLCHHIERVKLAFYQQFAT comes from the exons ATGAGTCAGAAGTTGCCGGAGTCTG AGAGAGACTCTGCTCAGGATGCGTCTGACTTTAACTGGGACGAATACCTGGAGGAGACTGGAGCCGCGTCGGTGCCGCACCACGCCTTCAAACAT GTGGACCAGGGCCTGCAGACCGGCCTGGCTCCGGGCATGAAGCTGGAGGTGTGTGTGCGCTCCGAGGCCGACAGCCCTTACTGGGTGGCCAACATCATCACCACATGTggccagctgctgctgctgcgctaCGAGGGGTACCAGGATGACCGGCGTGCCGACTTCTGGTGCGACCTGATGACGGCAGACCTCCACCCGCTGGGATGGAGCCGCCAGCACGGGAAGACCGTGAAGGCCCCCGAGG GTGTGCGTGAGAAGCACCAGGACTGGGAGGCTCTGCTGGAGAAGGCCCTCGCTGAGGAGTGCAGCGTGCCCGCTAACCTGCTGGAACTG CCGCAGCGGGGCAGGGACCCGGTGGAGCTGCTGTGTGCCGGCTGCTACGTGGAGATCCAGGACGGTGCTGACCCGGGGTCAGCCTGGGCTGCTGAGGTGGAGGAGAACGTTGGAGGACGGCTGAAGTTGCGTCTGGTAGGAACCGAGGGCCTCCCGGACACACCCACAACCCTCTGGCTCTTTTACCTCCACCCACGCCTCCACTCACCCGGCTGGGCCAAAGAGCACGGCTGCACCCTCAGGCCTCCCTCAG ACTTGTTGGCCCTGCGGACAGAAGCAGAGTGGGAGGAGGTGAGACAGAGGATCGGCGACCTGCCTCAGGACGAAGCTCTGACTGCAGAGTTCAGTAAG GATCAGCCTGCCATCGCCGCCCATTGCTTCAAAGAGGGAATGAAACTGGAGGTTGTTGACCCGGCTGCTCCCATTTCCATCAAGCCTGCCACTGTCACCAAG GTGTTCAACGAGCAGTACTTCCTGGTGAAGATGGACGACCTCTGTGGCATTGAGGAGTCCGACGGTGCCGCTGGGAGGTCCTTCCTGTGTCACAGAGACAGTCCCGGGATCTTCCCTACTCAGTGGTGCCTTAAAAATGGAGTCTCTCTCAGCCCCCCACCAG GACACCAGGGTCCGGACTTTGACTGGGCGGATTACCTGAAACAGTGCGAGGCTGAGGCAGCTCCTCAACACTGCTTTCCAACT GAGCAGTGCGACCACAGCTTCAAAGAGGCCATGAAACTGGAGGCTGTCAACCTGCTGTCCCCTGAGAACATTCACGTGGTGACTGTCACCAGGGTCAAAGGGCAGTACATCTGGATCAGCCTGGAAG GACTTAAGCAGCCCATGCCCGAGCTGATAGTTCATGTGGACTCCATGGACCTCTTCCCCGTCAGCTGGTGCGAGACTAACGGGTACCCACTCGTCTTCCCCATCAAACCTCAAG TTGAAAAAGACAGGAAGGTTGCTGTGGTGCAGCCAGAAAAACA TCGATTTCCACCTAAGTCATCATCACCTGACGTCAAGCAGCACATGGGCTACAATTCAGAGACAG GACAGGGGAACGGGAAATACACCTGCCCCAAGATCTACTTCAACCACCGCTGTTTCTCCGGGCCGTACCTTAACAAGGGACGCATTGCAGAGCTTCCTCAGTTCATTGGGCCTGGAAACTgtgtcctggtgctcaaagag GTACTTACTCTGCTGATAAACTCGGCATACAAGCCCAGCCGGGTGCTGAGGGAGCTGCAGCTGGACCAGGAGAGCCGCTGGCAGGGCCATGGAGAGACACTCAAAGCAAA GTACAAGGGGAAGAGTTACCGGGCCACTGTGGAAATAGTCCGCACTGCAGACCGTGTGGCAGACTTCTGCAGGAAAACATGCATCAAGCTCGAGTGCTGCCCGAACCTGTTCGGACCTCGCATGGTTCTGGAGCGCTGCTCAGAAAACTGCTCTGTCCTCACCAAGACCAAATACA CTTATTACTATGGAAAGAAGAAGAGTAAGCGTGTTGGCCGTCCCCCCGGGGGCCACTCCAACCTGGAGGGTGGAGtgaagaggagagggaggaggaggaagaggaggaagcagCTCTTTGTCCATAAGAAGAGACGCTCCTCCGCCTCGGTGGATAACACGCCTGCTGGGTCTCCACAG GGCAGCGGCGACGAAGAAGATCTGGATGAAGATGACTCCCTGAGTGACTCCGGCTCCGACCTGCAGGATGATTCTGAACAGTCGATCGAGAAGTCTCAGCCCGCCACGCCGTGCCCCTCCCCCCCGGCAACACCCAGACCCACGCGCCGGCGCAGGAAACCCCGCTCACCCTCGTTCTCCGATGATGAGAACCGCCCTCCTTCCCCAAAG ACTTCAAAGATTGAGGCTCCTCCGAAGTTGTGTTTAGACACCAGCCCGCTGGAGTGGAGCATTACAGACGTGGTTTGCTTCATCAGGACCACTGACTGTGCTCCTCTTGCTCGGATTTTCTTGGATCAG GAGATTGACGGACAGGCACTTTTGCTGCTGAACCTCCCAACAGTGCAGGAGTGTATGGACCTGAAGCTGGGACCGGCCATCAAGCTGTGCCACCACATTGAGAGGGTCAAGCTGGCGTTTTATCAGCAGTTTGCCACGTAG
- the sfmbt1 gene encoding scm-like with four MBT domains protein 1 isoform X2 yields the protein MKLEVCVRSEADSPYWVANIITTCGQLLLLRYEGYQDDRRADFWCDLMTADLHPLGWSRQHGKTVKAPEGVREKHQDWEALLEKALAEECSVPANLLELPQRGRDPVELLCAGCYVEIQDGADPGSAWAAEVEENVGGRLKLRLVGTEGLPDTPTTLWLFYLHPRLHSPGWAKEHGCTLRPPSDLLALRTEAEWEEVRQRIGDLPQDEALTAEFSKDQPAIAAHCFKEGMKLEVVDPAAPISIKPATVTKVFNEQYFLVKMDDLCGIEESDGAAGRSFLCHRDSPGIFPTQWCLKNGVSLSPPPGHQGPDFDWADYLKQCEAEAAPQHCFPTEQCDHSFKEAMKLEAVNLLSPENIHVVTVTRVKGQYIWISLEGLKQPMPELIVHVDSMDLFPVSWCETNGYPLVFPIKPQVEKDRKVAVVQPEKHRFPPKSSSPDVKQHMGYNSETGQGNGKYTCPKIYFNHRCFSGPYLNKGRIAELPQFIGPGNCVLVLKEVLTLLINSAYKPSRVLRELQLDQESRWQGHGETLKAKYKGKSYRATVEIVRTADRVADFCRKTCIKLECCPNLFGPRMVLERCSENCSVLTKTKYTYYYGKKKSKRVGRPPGGHSNLEGGVKRRGRRRKRRKQLFVHKKRRSSASVDNTPAGSPQGSGDEEDLDEDDSLSDSGSDLQDDSEQSIEKSQPATPCPSPPATPRPTRRRRKPRSPSFSDDENRPPSPKTSKIEAPPKLCLDTSPLEWSITDVVCFIRTTDCAPLARIFLDQEIDGQALLLLNLPTVQECMDLKLGPAIKLCHHIERVKLAFYQQFAT from the exons ATGAAGCTGGAGGTGTGTGTGCGCTCCGAGGCCGACAGCCCTTACTGGGTGGCCAACATCATCACCACATGTggccagctgctgctgctgcgctaCGAGGGGTACCAGGATGACCGGCGTGCCGACTTCTGGTGCGACCTGATGACGGCAGACCTCCACCCGCTGGGATGGAGCCGCCAGCACGGGAAGACCGTGAAGGCCCCCGAGG GTGTGCGTGAGAAGCACCAGGACTGGGAGGCTCTGCTGGAGAAGGCCCTCGCTGAGGAGTGCAGCGTGCCCGCTAACCTGCTGGAACTG CCGCAGCGGGGCAGGGACCCGGTGGAGCTGCTGTGTGCCGGCTGCTACGTGGAGATCCAGGACGGTGCTGACCCGGGGTCAGCCTGGGCTGCTGAGGTGGAGGAGAACGTTGGAGGACGGCTGAAGTTGCGTCTGGTAGGAACCGAGGGCCTCCCGGACACACCCACAACCCTCTGGCTCTTTTACCTCCACCCACGCCTCCACTCACCCGGCTGGGCCAAAGAGCACGGCTGCACCCTCAGGCCTCCCTCAG ACTTGTTGGCCCTGCGGACAGAAGCAGAGTGGGAGGAGGTGAGACAGAGGATCGGCGACCTGCCTCAGGACGAAGCTCTGACTGCAGAGTTCAGTAAG GATCAGCCTGCCATCGCCGCCCATTGCTTCAAAGAGGGAATGAAACTGGAGGTTGTTGACCCGGCTGCTCCCATTTCCATCAAGCCTGCCACTGTCACCAAG GTGTTCAACGAGCAGTACTTCCTGGTGAAGATGGACGACCTCTGTGGCATTGAGGAGTCCGACGGTGCCGCTGGGAGGTCCTTCCTGTGTCACAGAGACAGTCCCGGGATCTTCCCTACTCAGTGGTGCCTTAAAAATGGAGTCTCTCTCAGCCCCCCACCAG GACACCAGGGTCCGGACTTTGACTGGGCGGATTACCTGAAACAGTGCGAGGCTGAGGCAGCTCCTCAACACTGCTTTCCAACT GAGCAGTGCGACCACAGCTTCAAAGAGGCCATGAAACTGGAGGCTGTCAACCTGCTGTCCCCTGAGAACATTCACGTGGTGACTGTCACCAGGGTCAAAGGGCAGTACATCTGGATCAGCCTGGAAG GACTTAAGCAGCCCATGCCCGAGCTGATAGTTCATGTGGACTCCATGGACCTCTTCCCCGTCAGCTGGTGCGAGACTAACGGGTACCCACTCGTCTTCCCCATCAAACCTCAAG TTGAAAAAGACAGGAAGGTTGCTGTGGTGCAGCCAGAAAAACA TCGATTTCCACCTAAGTCATCATCACCTGACGTCAAGCAGCACATGGGCTACAATTCAGAGACAG GACAGGGGAACGGGAAATACACCTGCCCCAAGATCTACTTCAACCACCGCTGTTTCTCCGGGCCGTACCTTAACAAGGGACGCATTGCAGAGCTTCCTCAGTTCATTGGGCCTGGAAACTgtgtcctggtgctcaaagag GTACTTACTCTGCTGATAAACTCGGCATACAAGCCCAGCCGGGTGCTGAGGGAGCTGCAGCTGGACCAGGAGAGCCGCTGGCAGGGCCATGGAGAGACACTCAAAGCAAA GTACAAGGGGAAGAGTTACCGGGCCACTGTGGAAATAGTCCGCACTGCAGACCGTGTGGCAGACTTCTGCAGGAAAACATGCATCAAGCTCGAGTGCTGCCCGAACCTGTTCGGACCTCGCATGGTTCTGGAGCGCTGCTCAGAAAACTGCTCTGTCCTCACCAAGACCAAATACA CTTATTACTATGGAAAGAAGAAGAGTAAGCGTGTTGGCCGTCCCCCCGGGGGCCACTCCAACCTGGAGGGTGGAGtgaagaggagagggaggaggaggaagaggaggaagcagCTCTTTGTCCATAAGAAGAGACGCTCCTCCGCCTCGGTGGATAACACGCCTGCTGGGTCTCCACAG GGCAGCGGCGACGAAGAAGATCTGGATGAAGATGACTCCCTGAGTGACTCCGGCTCCGACCTGCAGGATGATTCTGAACAGTCGATCGAGAAGTCTCAGCCCGCCACGCCGTGCCCCTCCCCCCCGGCAACACCCAGACCCACGCGCCGGCGCAGGAAACCCCGCTCACCCTCGTTCTCCGATGATGAGAACCGCCCTCCTTCCCCAAAG ACTTCAAAGATTGAGGCTCCTCCGAAGTTGTGTTTAGACACCAGCCCGCTGGAGTGGAGCATTACAGACGTGGTTTGCTTCATCAGGACCACTGACTGTGCTCCTCTTGCTCGGATTTTCTTGGATCAG GAGATTGACGGACAGGCACTTTTGCTGCTGAACCTCCCAACAGTGCAGGAGTGTATGGACCTGAAGCTGGGACCGGCCATCAAGCTGTGCCACCACATTGAGAGGGTCAAGCTGGCGTTTTATCAGCAGTTTGCCACGTAG